In Haloarcula salinisoli, one genomic interval encodes:
- a CDS encoding tRNA uridine(34) 5-carboxymethylaminomethyl modification radical SAM/GNAT enzyme Elp3, translating into MSTETEDPEETEAFQQVCAELVDRILAGEVERDDVESAKIDVCREYSAPKVPQNSELLDYAPQEHREVLEEVLQRKPVRTASGVSPIAIMTSPHRCPHGKCLYCPGGPDSEFSSAQSYTGHEPAAARGEQNDYDPYGQVTLRLNQLREIGHPVDKAELIIMGGTMTARSHDYQEWFVKRAIEAMNDFDPEADPQPAEDISFAEDDYEFRYLEDVIAENETADVRNVATTFETKPDWCDPEQIDRMLRLGGTKVEVGVQTTFERINREMHRGHGVQASIDANRRLRDSAFKVGFHMMPGQPGMSREMCLEDFRRIFSESRWKPDYLKIYPTLVVPGTVTYDWWKKNDFDPLNNEEAAELVAEIKDMIPRYTRLQRVQRDIPADFIEGGVWKSNLRQLAWKEMEKHGWSCDCIRCREAGHSEEVAENVELNVMTYEACGGTEHFISFEDFDTDVLVGFCRLRFPNSPVRHELDDAALVRELHVYGNSVGVGQSAGDDDHQHKGYGKRLLAKAEELAREAGFSKIAVISGIGVREYYRNKLEYKQDGPYVSKRLD; encoded by the coding sequence ATGAGCACGGAGACGGAGGACCCGGAGGAGACGGAAGCCTTCCAGCAGGTGTGTGCGGAGCTGGTCGACCGCATCCTCGCCGGCGAGGTCGAACGCGACGACGTCGAGAGCGCCAAGATAGACGTCTGCCGTGAGTACTCGGCCCCGAAGGTCCCGCAGAACTCCGAACTGCTCGACTACGCGCCACAGGAACACCGCGAGGTACTGGAGGAGGTCCTCCAGCGCAAACCCGTTCGCACCGCGTCGGGCGTCTCGCCTATCGCCATCATGACCTCCCCGCACCGGTGTCCACACGGGAAGTGTCTCTACTGTCCCGGCGGCCCGGACTCGGAGTTCTCCTCGGCCCAGTCCTACACCGGCCACGAGCCCGCCGCGGCACGCGGCGAGCAGAACGACTACGACCCGTACGGCCAGGTGACCCTGCGGCTGAATCAGCTTCGGGAAATCGGCCACCCCGTGGACAAGGCCGAACTCATCATCATGGGCGGGACGATGACCGCCCGGAGCCACGACTACCAGGAGTGGTTCGTCAAGCGGGCCATCGAGGCGATGAACGACTTCGACCCCGAGGCCGACCCACAGCCGGCGGAGGATATCAGCTTCGCAGAGGACGACTACGAGTTCCGGTATCTGGAGGACGTCATCGCGGAGAACGAGACCGCTGACGTGCGAAACGTCGCGACCACCTTCGAGACCAAGCCCGACTGGTGTGACCCCGAGCAGATCGACCGGATGCTCAGACTTGGGGGCACGAAAGTCGAAGTGGGCGTCCAGACGACCTTCGAGCGAATCAACCGCGAGATGCACCGCGGCCACGGCGTCCAGGCCAGTATCGACGCCAACCGACGGCTCCGTGACTCGGCGTTCAAGGTCGGCTTCCACATGATGCCCGGCCAGCCGGGGATGTCCAGGGAGATGTGTCTGGAGGACTTCCGGCGCATCTTCTCCGAATCCCGCTGGAAACCGGACTACCTCAAAATCTACCCGACGCTCGTCGTCCCGGGCACCGTCACCTACGACTGGTGGAAGAAAAACGACTTCGACCCGCTGAACAACGAGGAGGCGGCCGAGCTCGTCGCCGAGATCAAGGACATGATTCCCCGCTACACCCGCCTCCAGCGGGTCCAGCGCGACATCCCGGCGGACTTCATCGAGGGCGGCGTCTGGAAGTCCAACCTCCGCCAGCTGGCCTGGAAGGAGATGGAGAAACACGGGTGGTCCTGTGACTGTATCCGGTGTCGCGAGGCCGGTCACTCCGAGGAGGTCGCCGAGAACGTGGAACTGAACGTCATGACCTACGAGGCCTGTGGCGGCACGGAACATTTCATCTCCTTCGAAGACTTCGACACCGACGTGCTCGTGGGCTTCTGTCGCCTCCGGTTCCCGAACAGCCCGGTCCGTCACGAACTCGACGACGCTGCGCTCGTCCGCGAACTCCACGTCTACGGCAACTCGGTCGGCGTCGGCCAGTCCGCCGGCGACGACGACCACCAGCACAAGGGGTACGGCAAGCGCCTGCTCGCGAAAGCCGAGGAACTGGCTCGCGAGGCCGGCTTCTCGAAGATTGCGGTCATCTCCGGCATCGGCGTCCGTGAGTACTATCGGAACAAGCTCGAGTACAAACAGGACGGCCCGTATGTCTCGAAGCGTCTCGATTGA
- a CDS encoding cupin domain-containing protein, producing the protein MSDGPVNADDLEWTEHDHGDRQFKRKKLADAAGGEKLGTSLYEVPAGKRLWVRHYHEGNEESIFVLDGSGTLFLGPDETEHALETGDYVALPPGEESAHDIEAGDDGLRLLMSGTMEEPDITVYPDRDMVGLYAGSAPGGDSDERTLSTYLDRHAELDYWEE; encoded by the coding sequence ATGAGCGACGGCCCCGTCAACGCCGACGACCTCGAGTGGACCGAACACGACCACGGCGACCGACAGTTCAAGCGCAAGAAGCTGGCCGATGCCGCCGGTGGCGAGAAGCTCGGAACGAGTCTCTACGAGGTGCCGGCCGGCAAGCGACTGTGGGTGCGACACTATCACGAGGGCAACGAGGAGTCTATCTTCGTCCTCGACGGTAGCGGAACGCTCTTTCTGGGTCCCGACGAGACAGAACACGCCCTCGAGACCGGTGACTACGTCGCCCTGCCGCCCGGCGAGGAGAGCGCCCACGATATCGAAGCCGGCGACGACGGACTCCGCCTGCTGATGAGCGGGACGATGGAGGAACCCGACATCACCGTCTATCCCGACCGGGATATGGTCGGGCTATACGCCGGAAGCGCGCCCGGCGGCGACAGCGACGAGCGGACGCTATCGACGTATCTCGACCGGCACGCCGAGCTGGACTACTGGGAGGAGTGA
- a CDS encoding OB-fold nucleic acid binding domain-containing protein — translation MGSCIICGTSVDGHICDLHEEDALFEFRGNSADQLNIGRYYRGNVDGFAEFGVFVDIGDSVTGLLHRSELDQRLDSLDWEPGDEVYVQVKNVRDNGNVDLGWSIRQAEREFRGVLVDDPDVGHSTLLEEEEDEAESGNADGDGASAQSPDTSADASDETASEDDAVEAETDADTDEAETDADTAEAEPAEPEAGDVSQMGDDNRVSEAGGSFGSDSDDEQSADETTETDSASGGAAVVEAEDELETVPVGALADHVGEDVRLEGEVVGIRQTSGPTVFELQDETGTVDCAAFVEAGVRAYPDVEEGEFVRLDGEVRERRGELQVETEALTVLDDEERDAVEQRLADALDDEARPDAVEPLAADGTVEALSEDLVEAATEIRKAVLTERPVIVRHTNTADGYLAGSALERATLPLVTDQHRRADAQYHYFDRRPLEGGVYDMDDATKDASQMLDNRERHDEALPLFVFVAAGGTRESLDGFDLLNVYGAPTVVVDDIAVDGAVTDAVDAVVSPSLANVPDTTATTLAANVAAHVNDDVRDDLQHLPAVSFWEGAPEAYVDLASEAGYDAEALAQLREAVALEAHYQSYEDKRELITDLVFGDDETDVGGLAGHVAEQFREKVDEEVSTAVANLEYHTVAEADIAVLDTDAYSHQYEFPPETLLLDELHRSVRDEVDAVVGVDTDTLYVRTDADLDLHELVADIDESVPEGGVTTRSVRDGSVRYLAGERDAVLDATLERLADDL, via the coding sequence ATGGGTTCGTGTATCATTTGCGGCACATCCGTCGACGGACACATCTGTGACCTCCACGAGGAGGACGCGTTGTTCGAGTTCCGAGGGAATAGCGCCGACCAGCTGAACATTGGTCGATACTACCGCGGCAACGTGGACGGCTTCGCCGAGTTCGGCGTCTTCGTCGACATCGGCGACAGCGTCACCGGCCTGCTTCACCGCAGTGAACTGGACCAGCGGCTCGATTCGCTGGACTGGGAGCCGGGCGACGAGGTGTACGTCCAGGTCAAGAACGTCCGCGACAACGGCAACGTCGATCTGGGCTGGTCCATCCGGCAGGCCGAACGCGAGTTCCGCGGCGTGCTGGTCGACGACCCCGACGTGGGCCACTCGACGCTGCTGGAGGAGGAAGAGGACGAGGCCGAGTCGGGAAACGCTGACGGGGACGGGGCGTCTGCTCAGTCCCCCGACACGTCCGCAGACGCGTCGGACGAGACTGCCAGCGAAGACGATGCGGTCGAGGCAGAGACCGACGCGGACACAGACGAGGCCGAGACCGACGCGGACACAGCCGAGGCCGAGCCCGCGGAACCGGAAGCGGGTGACGTGAGTCAGATGGGCGACGACAACCGTGTCTCCGAAGCCGGCGGCTCGTTCGGTTCGGACAGCGACGACGAGCAGTCCGCCGACGAGACGACCGAAACGGACTCCGCCAGCGGCGGCGCGGCCGTCGTCGAGGCCGAGGACGAACTGGAGACGGTTCCCGTCGGCGCCCTCGCGGACCACGTCGGCGAGGACGTCCGACTCGAGGGCGAGGTCGTCGGCATCCGCCAGACCTCCGGCCCGACCGTCTTCGAACTACAGGACGAGACCGGCACCGTCGACTGCGCCGCGTTCGTCGAAGCAGGCGTCCGTGCCTATCCCGACGTCGAGGAGGGCGAGTTCGTCCGACTCGACGGCGAAGTGCGCGAACGACGGGGCGAACTGCAGGTCGAGACCGAGGCGCTCACCGTCCTCGACGACGAGGAGCGCGACGCGGTCGAACAGCGCCTCGCGGACGCCCTCGACGACGAGGCCCGTCCAGACGCCGTCGAGCCCCTGGCCGCGGACGGCACCGTCGAGGCCCTCTCGGAGGACCTGGTCGAGGCCGCCACCGAGATTCGCAAAGCGGTGCTCACCGAGCGGCCGGTCATCGTCCGCCACACCAACACCGCCGACGGCTATCTCGCGGGGAGCGCGCTCGAACGCGCGACGCTCCCGCTTGTCACTGACCAGCACCGACGGGCCGACGCTCAGTACCACTACTTCGACCGCCGACCGCTGGAGGGTGGCGTCTACGACATGGACGACGCCACCAAGGACGCCTCCCAGATGCTCGACAACCGCGAGCGCCACGACGAGGCCCTTCCCCTGTTCGTCTTCGTCGCCGCCGGCGGCACCCGCGAGAGCCTCGACGGCTTCGACCTGCTGAACGTCTACGGGGCGCCCACCGTCGTCGTCGACGACATCGCGGTCGACGGCGCCGTCACCGACGCCGTCGACGCTGTCGTCTCGCCGAGCCTGGCCAACGTGCCCGACACGACCGCGACGACGCTCGCGGCCAACGTCGCGGCCCACGTCAACGACGACGTGCGCGACGACCTCCAGCACCTCCCTGCGGTGAGCTTCTGGGAGGGCGCCCCCGAGGCCTACGTCGACCTCGCGAGCGAGGCCGGCTACGACGCCGAGGCGCTCGCCCAGCTGCGCGAGGCCGTCGCGCTGGAAGCCCATTACCAGTCCTACGAGGACAAGCGTGAGCTCATCACCGACCTCGTCTTCGGCGACGACGAGACCGACGTCGGCGGGCTGGCAGGCCACGTCGCCGAGCAGTTCCGCGAGAAGGTCGACGAGGAGGTCTCGACCGCCGTGGCCAATCTGGAGTATCATACGGTCGCGGAGGCGGACATCGCGGTACTGGACACGGACGCCTACTCCCACCAGTACGAGTTCCCGCCGGAGACGCTCCTGCTGGACGAACTCCACCGCTCGGTCCGGGACGAGGTCGACGCCGTGGTTGGCGTCGACACTGACACGCTGTACGTCCGGACCGACGCCGACCTCGACCTGCACGAACTGGTCGCCGACATCGACGAGAGCGTGCCGGAAGGCGGCGTCACCACCCGAAGCGTGCGTGACGGCTCCGTGCGCTATCTGGCCGGCGAGCGCGACGCCGTGCTCGACGCGACGCTCGAACGGCTCGCCGACGACCTGTAA
- a CDS encoding YIP1 family protein, producing MTQWVETTGTGRDRGPVAIVRAWAEVLRRPRRFFRTGIAPGDQAPGLIFASLVVLVEELGRFLVVELASRGVISTGPFPYPAIGDFTPGVAVLALLGIIVFVAPITVHLTAAIQTLLLVPTAPDRGGISETVQVMCYAMAPCIVAGLPFPELRVVVTLWGAALYVVGTAVVHELSLPKAVAVGTLPAAIIFGYGFRGFDALTALGILPGISS from the coding sequence GTGACACAGTGGGTCGAGACCACCGGGACGGGGCGTGACCGCGGACCGGTGGCCATCGTGCGCGCCTGGGCGGAAGTCCTCCGCAGACCGCGACGGTTCTTCCGGACCGGCATCGCCCCCGGTGACCAGGCGCCGGGACTCATCTTCGCGTCGCTGGTCGTCCTCGTCGAGGAACTGGGCCGCTTCCTCGTGGTCGAACTCGCGAGCCGCGGCGTCATCTCGACCGGGCCCTTTCCCTACCCCGCCATCGGCGACTTCACGCCGGGCGTGGCCGTGCTTGCCCTCCTGGGTATCATCGTCTTCGTCGCGCCCATAACGGTCCATCTTACCGCGGCGATACAGACGCTCCTGCTCGTCCCCACCGCGCCCGACCGGGGCGGTATCAGCGAGACGGTCCAGGTCATGTGCTACGCGATGGCGCCCTGCATCGTCGCGGGACTTCCGTTCCCGGAGCTGCGCGTGGTCGTCACGCTCTGGGGCGCGGCACTATACGTCGTCGGCACGGCCGTGGTCCACGAGCTCAGTCTGCCGAAAGCGGTCGCCGTTGGGACCCTCCCCGCTGCAATCATCTTTGGCTACGGCTTCCGGGGCTTCGACGCACTGACGGCGCTCGGGATACTGCCGGGTATAAGTTCGTAA
- a CDS encoding NADPH-dependent FMN reductase, with the protein MARPHVVGVVGSLRDGSYTRVAVERALDAAAGAGGKTELLDLREYELPVFDADDREAGDAPELTRTIREADSILLGTPVYHGSYSAPLKNALDYCGFDEFENKTVGLLAVAGGGFPITALEHLRSVCRALNCWVIPHQAAVPRARDAVENGAITDEGIDERVARLGEEAVQYANIEPDPPCLESTENVGADD; encoded by the coding sequence ATGGCACGACCACACGTCGTCGGCGTCGTGGGGAGTCTCCGCGACGGGAGCTACACCCGCGTCGCCGTCGAACGCGCCCTCGATGCGGCCGCCGGGGCCGGCGGCAAGACCGAACTGCTGGACCTGCGAGAGTACGAGCTGCCGGTCTTCGACGCGGACGACCGCGAGGCCGGTGACGCGCCCGAACTTACCCGTACAATCCGCGAGGCCGACTCGATACTCCTCGGGACGCCCGTCTACCACGGCTCGTACTCGGCGCCGCTGAAGAACGCACTCGACTACTGCGGCTTCGACGAGTTCGAGAACAAGACCGTCGGCCTGCTGGCCGTCGCCGGCGGCGGGTTCCCCATCACCGCGCTGGAACACCTCCGGTCGGTCTGTCGGGCGCTGAACTGCTGGGTTATCCCCCATCAGGCGGCCGTCCCACGCGCTCGCGACGCCGTCGAGAACGGCGCGATTACCGACGAGGGAATCGACGAGCGGGTCGCGCGACTGGGCGAAGAAGCTGTGCAGTACGCCAACATCGAACCCGACCCGCCGTGTCTGGAGAGCACGGAGAACGTCGGAGCAGATGATTAG
- a CDS encoding APC family permease: protein MADQPVGPEVAGENVAGEIPVEEPEAVTDEAIVHDDETELERTIGLVGGLAIGIGTMIGAGIFVFPGLAASTAGPAASLSFAIGGVIALLVALPTAELATAMPRSGGGYYFVSRSLGTAAGAIVGLGLWLGLVFASAFYLVGLGHYATAVLAEVGIELGVNPVVAIALLFGVVLTALSIGGTENTATLQNYVVGILLVVLTVFLTYGVLDALGVFGREAPPSVFFSQGTFPVLTTAALVFTSYLGFAQVATVAGEIKQPSRNLPRAMIGSVLIVTVFYVVTIFVATSAFGADRLGTFGETAMVEVAREFLGLPGAVAILFAGLLATFSSANASILSASRAVYALSRDALLPRRASEVNLRFGTPHVALLAAGGPILVLVATGEVELLAEVASFLHLVMYGLICVALLVLRRRNPEWYTPSYRVPGYPVVPVVGALASFGLVAFMQPASIVVGVGVMILSYLWYRYYASGVRLQGAI from the coding sequence ATGGCCGACCAGCCTGTTGGACCCGAGGTGGCCGGGGAGAACGTCGCTGGTGAGATACCGGTCGAGGAGCCCGAAGCAGTCACCGACGAGGCTATCGTTCACGACGACGAGACCGAACTGGAGCGGACCATCGGGCTCGTCGGCGGGCTGGCAATCGGCATCGGGACCATGATCGGGGCCGGTATCTTCGTCTTCCCCGGTCTCGCGGCCAGCACGGCCGGGCCGGCCGCCTCCCTGTCGTTCGCTATCGGGGGCGTCATCGCGCTTCTCGTCGCGCTCCCGACCGCCGAACTGGCGACCGCGATGCCACGGAGCGGGGGCGGCTACTACTTCGTTTCCCGGAGCCTGGGAACCGCCGCGGGCGCGATTGTGGGCCTCGGACTGTGGCTGGGGCTGGTGTTTGCCTCCGCGTTCTATCTCGTCGGGCTGGGCCACTACGCGACCGCTGTGCTGGCCGAGGTCGGCATCGAACTCGGCGTCAACCCGGTGGTCGCTATCGCGCTCCTGTTTGGAGTCGTGCTGACGGCGCTGAGCATCGGTGGAACCGAGAACACCGCCACACTCCAGAACTACGTCGTCGGAATTCTACTCGTGGTACTGACAGTGTTTCTCACGTACGGCGTCCTCGATGCACTCGGCGTGTTCGGCCGGGAAGCTCCCCCCAGCGTGTTCTTCTCACAGGGAACGTTCCCGGTGTTGACCACCGCTGCGCTCGTCTTCACCTCCTATCTCGGGTTCGCTCAGGTCGCAACTGTTGCGGGTGAGATAAAACAGCCGAGCCGGAATCTCCCGCGCGCGATGATCGGGTCGGTCCTCATCGTCACCGTGTTCTACGTGGTGACCATCTTCGTCGCGACGAGCGCCTTCGGCGCGGACCGGCTGGGCACCTTCGGCGAGACTGCCATGGTCGAGGTCGCGCGGGAGTTCCTGGGACTGCCCGGCGCGGTCGCGATACTGTTCGCCGGCCTGCTTGCGACCTTCTCCAGCGCGAACGCCTCGATACTTTCGGCCTCCCGGGCCGTCTACGCGCTGAGTCGTGACGCCTTGCTCCCCCGACGAGCGAGCGAAGTGAACCTCCGCTTTGGCACGCCACACGTGGCCCTGCTCGCGGCCGGCGGCCCGATTCTCGTGCTCGTCGCGACCGGCGAGGTCGAGCTCCTCGCGGAGGTCGCCTCCTTTCTGCACCTGGTGATGTACGGCCTCATCTGTGTCGCGTTGCTGGTGTTGCGCCGACGGAATCCGGAGTGGTACACCCCGAGCTATCGGGTCCCAGGGTATCCGGTCGTCCCCGTCGTCGGGGCGCTAGCCAGTTTCGGCCTCGTCGCGTTCATGCAACCGGCCTCTATCGTCGTCGGCGTCGGGGTCATGATTCTCTCGTATCTCTGGTACCGATACTACGCGAGCGGCGTCAGGCTGCAAGGAGCCATCTGA
- a CDS encoding universal stress protein — translation MTDRPSILVPIRVLDGESIPDGVPELLANAHVVLLGYHVVPDQTATGQAKMQFEERANRRLDRYESTLEEAGATVERRLVFTHDGQKTLDRVRKKCDCLAVLVPNGTSPPDDVLVAVRGTAGVSRLADAVAGLFGSTDVTVTMYHVTETNETDDDIETFLDGVKDRLTSKGMARSAIETRVDPEQKRLKAIATAAEEYDALVMGESDPSLATFVFGMPAEQIADRFLGPVLVVQREHSESS, via the coding sequence ATGACAGACCGACCATCCATCCTCGTCCCGATACGCGTCCTCGACGGTGAATCGATTCCCGACGGCGTGCCCGAACTCCTGGCGAACGCCCACGTCGTCCTGCTGGGGTATCACGTCGTCCCGGACCAGACCGCGACGGGGCAAGCGAAGATGCAGTTCGAGGAGCGGGCAAACAGGCGACTGGACAGGTACGAGTCGACCCTCGAAGAGGCGGGCGCGACCGTCGAGCGACGGCTGGTGTTCACCCACGACGGGCAGAAGACACTCGACAGAGTACGCAAGAAATGCGACTGTCTGGCCGTCCTGGTCCCCAACGGGACGAGTCCGCCGGACGACGTCCTCGTCGCGGTCAGAGGCACTGCCGGCGTGAGCCGACTCGCAGACGCAGTCGCTGGCCTGTTCGGCTCGACGGACGTCACCGTGACCATGTATCACGTCACCGAGACGAACGAGACCGACGACGATATCGAGACCTTCCTCGATGGGGTGAAAGACCGGTTGACCAGCAAGGGAATGGCACGGTCGGCAATCGAGACGCGAGTCGACCCCGAACAGAAACGGCTGAAAGCGATCGCGACGGCGGCCGAGGAGTACGACGCCCTCGTGATGGGCGAGTCCGACCCATCGCTGGCGACGTTCGTCTTCGGGATGCCGGCCGAGCAAATCGCCGACAGGTTCCTCGGCCCGGTGCTCGTGGTCCAGCGCGAGCACAGCGAGTCATCCTGA
- a CDS encoding A/G-specific adenine glycosylase yields the protein MSEQAGDDHLPNDVPAVQTALVEWYEADHRDYPWRQTDDPYEILVSEVMSQQTQLDRVVAAWEDFLEQWPTVADLAAADRGDVVGFWTDHSLGYNNRAKYLHEAARQVVEDHDGQWPRDPDGLSELMGVGPYTANAVASFAFNNGNAVVDTNVKRVLYRAFDVPDDDSAFEETAQRLMPEGRSEVWNNAIMELGGVACEKTPDCDGAQCPWREWCSAYQSGDFTAPDVPTQPTFEGSRRQMRGRVISVLNEYDELALDELGPRVRVDYAPEGEYGREWLRGLLSDLDDDGLVTLTDGVATLSRT from the coding sequence ATGAGTGAGCAGGCGGGAGACGACCATCTCCCGAACGACGTCCCAGCGGTCCAGACCGCCCTCGTCGAGTGGTACGAGGCCGACCACCGCGACTACCCGTGGCGTCAGACCGACGACCCCTACGAGATTCTCGTCTCGGAGGTGATGAGCCAGCAGACCCAGCTCGACCGCGTCGTCGCGGCGTGGGAGGACTTCCTTGAGCAGTGGCCGACGGTCGCGGACCTCGCGGCGGCCGACCGCGGCGACGTGGTGGGCTTCTGGACCGACCACTCGCTGGGGTACAACAACCGCGCGAAGTACCTCCACGAGGCCGCCCGACAGGTAGTAGAGGACCACGACGGGCAGTGGCCACGGGACCCGGACGGCCTCTCGGAGCTGATGGGCGTCGGCCCCTACACCGCCAACGCCGTCGCCTCCTTCGCGTTCAACAACGGAAACGCCGTGGTGGATACGAACGTCAAGCGTGTGCTCTACCGCGCGTTCGACGTGCCCGACGACGACAGTGCCTTCGAGGAAACCGCTCAGCGACTCATGCCCGAGGGCCGCTCCGAGGTCTGGAACAACGCCATCATGGAACTGGGTGGGGTGGCCTGCGAGAAGACGCCGGACTGCGACGGCGCACAGTGCCCGTGGCGCGAGTGGTGCTCGGCCTACCAGTCGGGCGATTTCACCGCGCCGGACGTCCCCACCCAGCCGACCTTCGAGGGGTCGCGCCGACAGATGCGGGGGCGCGTCATCAGCGTGCTCAACGAGTACGACGAACTGGCGCTCGACGAACTCGGTCCGCGGGTGCGGGTCGATTACGCGCCCGAGGGCGAGTACGGACGCGAGTGGCTCCGGGGCCTGCTCTCGGACCTGGACGACGACGGGCTGGTGACACTCACGGACGGTGTGGCGACACTGAGCCGGACGTAA
- a CDS encoding MgtC/SapB family protein, whose product MQSSIQLAAPGIDEGILRILLAGALGMFLGLEREWSQKSAGIRTFALVSLLAAVFTVTERDTLLVLGGVLVIVQGILLAVQGLQAEEQTLSLTTSVSLLVAYGVGAVVAAGYILEGVTVAVLSSLLLVLKRELHSFAWGLSKQELRSGTEFAILAFVIYPLLPTDPVRIPGDILSVTIELRVVWLMVVFVAGIGFVNYAIVQTYGGRGIAVTGFFGGLASSTAVVGTMIDHVRQQPAASSYAVAAILLADAAMALRNLLITVVFTIESGLLLTPLVPLGAVIVGSVAVAAYTADWSEEVEMDLTSPFSLRGVLAFGGVFLLVVVVGSVASARFGTAGLYVTSVLSGLVSSAGATTSAVLLYRGGAIDETTAMLAILLATAASIAVKAAMTAPGPDRSFAGRVAIWSTVVLGGASALVVAMLA is encoded by the coding sequence GTGCAGAGTTCGATACAGCTGGCCGCCCCCGGGATAGACGAGGGGATTCTGCGAATCCTGCTCGCGGGGGCGCTGGGGATGTTCCTCGGGCTCGAACGGGAGTGGTCCCAGAAGTCAGCGGGCATCCGGACGTTCGCGCTGGTCAGTCTGCTGGCGGCCGTCTTTACCGTCACCGAACGCGACACCCTGCTCGTTCTGGGCGGGGTGCTGGTCATCGTCCAGGGCATCCTGCTTGCCGTCCAGGGGCTGCAAGCCGAGGAACAGACGCTCTCGCTGACGACCTCCGTCTCACTGCTCGTGGCCTACGGCGTCGGCGCCGTCGTCGCGGCGGGATACATCCTGGAGGGCGTGACTGTGGCCGTCCTCTCGTCGCTGTTGCTCGTTCTGAAGCGGGAGCTACACAGCTTCGCCTGGGGGCTCAGCAAGCAGGAACTCCGCTCCGGAACCGAGTTCGCTATCCTCGCCTTTGTCATCTATCCGCTGTTGCCCACCGACCCAGTACGCATCCCCGGCGATATCCTCAGTGTGACTATCGAGCTACGCGTCGTCTGGCTCATGGTGGTCTTCGTCGCGGGCATCGGCTTCGTCAACTACGCCATCGTCCAGACCTACGGCGGGCGCGGTATCGCAGTCACCGGCTTCTTCGGCGGGCTGGCCTCCTCGACGGCCGTCGTGGGGACGATGATAGACCACGTCCGACAGCAGCCCGCCGCCTCCTCCTACGCCGTCGCCGCTATCCTGCTCGCCGACGCCGCGATGGCGCTGCGGAACCTGCTCATCACCGTCGTCTTCACCATCGAGAGCGGGCTCCTGCTCACGCCACTCGTCCCGCTGGGTGCCGTCATCGTCGGAAGCGTCGCCGTCGCGGCCTACACCGCCGACTGGTCAGAGGAAGTCGAGATGGACCTGACCAGCCCGTTCTCGCTGCGTGGCGTGTTGGCGTTTGGCGGCGTCTTCTTGCTGGTGGTCGTCGTCGGCAGCGTCGCCAGCGCCCGCTTTGGCACCGCCGGCCTCTACGTCACCTCTGTGCTCTCCGGGCTGGTCTCCAGTGCCGGTGCGACCACCTCCGCCGTCCTGCTGTACCGCGGTGGCGCCATCGACGAGACGACGGCGATGCTCGCTATCTTGCTCGCCACCGCGGCCAGCATCGCCGTCAAGGCCGCGATGACCGCTCCTGGGCCCGACCGGAGCTTCGCCGGGCGCGTCGCTATCTGGAGTACCGTCGTCCTTGGCGGCGCGAGCGCACTGGTCGTCGCGATGCTCGCCTAG